The following proteins are encoded in a genomic region of Dyadobacter sp. UC 10:
- a CDS encoding nucleotidyltransferase domain-containing protein gives MHGLSEKTVSSIQGVFAKHPEIEQAILYGSRAKGNYRNGSDIDLVLVGSGLDLPQLFKIELELDDLMLPYKIDLSAYHKIENQELIEHIDRVGVVFFNV, from the coding sequence ATGCACGGATTATCAGAAAAAACCGTCAGTAGCATTCAGGGGGTGTTTGCCAAGCATCCAGAAATAGAGCAAGCCATTCTATACGGATCGCGTGCGAAAGGGAATTACCGAAACGGCTCCGATATTGATCTTGTTTTGGTAGGGTCGGGGCTCGACCTACCTCAGTTGTTTAAAATTGAATTGGAACTGGATGATCTGATGCTTCCCTATAAAATCGACCTCTCTGCTTATCACAAAATTGAAAATCAGGAACTCATTGAGCATATTGATCGGGTGGGGGTGGTTTTTTTCAATGTATAA
- a CDS encoding FecR family protein produces the protein MRKFNNSNLEDFLLDDEFRHGVWENEKGNAMYWNEITSSNPDKVNVMNQARELLLLLGPQVSSLTRQELDSGIAAILSADKVRENRFVLRKLHWLAIAASVMLILGIIVYRSKTEQNRYSYKETISKVSLPLTEVTNETGDTKLVNLPDGSTVRLSPSSRISYTVPFIQNKKREIYLMGEAYFDIHKDIANPLYVYTNGLLTRVVGTSFLIKTSKSEVKVLVRTGKVAVIPIKDIETQGKKNTEILLTPNQLALFSTKDHVVSKTITSAPLEIANTRADISHFENQPVIEVFSALEKAYGIPFVYDRRVMAKCSLRAEFTNESFFAKLDIITRTIGANYEINDGKIIVSGKGCN, from the coding sequence ATGAGAAAATTTAACAATTCCAATCTTGAAGATTTTCTTTTAGATGATGAATTCAGACATGGTGTCTGGGAAAACGAAAAAGGGAACGCCATGTATTGGAATGAAATTACATCTTCGAACCCCGACAAAGTCAATGTCATGAACCAGGCCCGTGAGTTGCTGCTCCTTTTAGGGCCACAGGTCTCGTCACTTACCAGGCAGGAGCTGGATTCGGGAATTGCAGCAATTTTATCAGCTGATAAGGTTCGGGAAAACAGGTTCGTACTTCGAAAATTGCACTGGTTAGCTATTGCCGCGTCGGTGATGTTGATACTGGGGATTATCGTGTACCGATCAAAAACCGAACAGAACAGATATTCTTATAAAGAAACAATATCCAAAGTTTCTTTGCCTCTTACAGAAGTAACAAATGAAACCGGGGATACAAAATTGGTGAACCTGCCGGATGGAAGCACCGTCAGATTATCACCTTCCAGCCGGATCAGTTATACCGTTCCATTTATTCAAAATAAAAAAAGAGAAATATACCTGATGGGCGAGGCTTATTTCGACATTCATAAAGATATCGCTAACCCACTATACGTTTACACAAATGGTTTGCTGACCAGGGTTGTCGGCACAAGTTTCCTGATCAAAACAAGTAAAAGCGAGGTAAAGGTTTTGGTGCGTACAGGAAAGGTTGCTGTAATACCTATTAAAGACATAGAAACGCAGGGGAAAAAGAATACTGAAATATTGCTTACCCCTAATCAGCTGGCCTTATTTTCCACAAAGGACCATGTGGTTTCGAAAACGATTACCTCTGCTCCTTTGGAAATTGCAAATACCAGGGCCGATATCTCTCATTTTGAAAACCAGCCGGTGATCGAAGTCTTTTCGGCATTGGAAAAGGCATACGGAATTCCCTTTGTTTATGATCGCAGGGTGATGGCAAAGTGCTCGCTCCGCGCCGAGTTTACCAATGAATCGTTCTTTGCAAAACTCGATATTATTACCCGGACAATAGGCGCAAACTATGAAATAAACGACGGGAAAATCATTGTCTCAGGCAAAGGATGCAACTAA
- a CDS encoding ABC transporter permease produces MLNDYLKIALRNIRRRKFYAALNVGGLALGLAVCLTIVFFVKHEFTYDHHHDKSDRIVRITSKFETPDKPMLIANTPVLLASFLNKDYREIEQTVRLQITEAAVKHNQLLQNEPNVYFSEQSVFEIFTFDFLEGNFTHALIRPNTAVITQTFAEKYFGKAPALGQIIQINKTPYEITGVIADLPSNSDLKISVMLSRDFLDTRDWLTDDFPVYTFALFAQIPDLKSFDKKLLALSQRYIQPELKAQGADGYKLIFETEALKDVHYQTGKMGDTPKGNKQYGYLFSFLALFVLIIAVLNYINLLTSTAIERTREVGIRKANGARRGQLIFQFLFESFIVTTLSVILGALILNISIPFLNRLLQINMIVEWSNILAVAALSLLVITVLAGIYPSLMLSAFKPVQALKGTLTTNGNSIWLRKGITLFQFSLAVVMVFGVVVIHQQMKFLRNHNPGFDKEQVVAIQAPDDSVARSKLNAFATILRQQSNVQRVTVGTDVMQVDATYPAATTIFKSNGLRKEVISTYFFIDEYFIPTLNIKLLQGRNISSNRVSDKNGGFIVNEAFVKMSGWKNPVGQAMEGFRHKGEVIGVVKDFNYKSVHSPVEPLVMVYNTSPAASLMLKTNPENLASIESAWKNHYPDFPFEYKFLDSVFEAQFRRDDVMMTLFNIFAFLTVFVSCLGLLSLVTFSTGLRIKEIGIRKVLGASVPGIVALLIKDYLFIVMLAILLASPVAFYALNQWLDRFAYHTEISWWACLLAGLVCLTVALVTVSFRSIKAALANPVHTLKAD; encoded by the coding sequence ATGCTAAACGATTATTTAAAAATTGCACTCAGAAATATTCGGCGCAGGAAATTTTACGCCGCGCTCAATGTCGGTGGACTGGCACTCGGACTGGCTGTTTGCCTGACTATTGTGTTTTTTGTAAAACATGAATTTACCTACGATCATCATCACGACAAGTCGGATAGGATTGTACGGATTACATCGAAGTTTGAGACGCCTGATAAACCGATGTTAATCGCTAATACCCCTGTTTTGCTGGCCTCCTTTTTAAATAAAGATTACCGTGAAATAGAACAGACGGTGCGCCTCCAAATCACAGAGGCGGCTGTGAAACACAACCAGTTGTTGCAAAACGAGCCAAACGTTTACTTTTCCGAACAATCTGTCTTTGAGATATTTACGTTTGACTTTCTGGAAGGAAATTTTACGCACGCTTTAATAAGACCGAATACAGCAGTCATAACCCAAACATTTGCGGAAAAATATTTTGGTAAAGCGCCCGCATTGGGACAGATCATTCAGATTAATAAAACGCCTTATGAAATTACCGGTGTCATTGCTGACCTGCCGTCCAATTCCGATTTGAAAATATCAGTGATGTTGTCGCGTGACTTTTTAGATACCAGGGACTGGCTGACGGACGATTTCCCGGTCTACACATTCGCGCTTTTCGCACAAATACCTGATTTAAAATCCTTTGATAAAAAGCTTCTGGCCCTGAGCCAGCGATACATTCAACCCGAGCTTAAAGCACAGGGCGCGGACGGATATAAGCTTATTTTTGAAACTGAGGCACTGAAGGATGTCCATTATCAGACCGGGAAAATGGGCGATACGCCAAAAGGAAATAAGCAGTATGGTTACCTGTTTTCATTCCTGGCCTTATTTGTGCTCATCATCGCCGTTTTGAACTACATCAATCTGCTTACCTCCACAGCTATCGAAAGAACGCGGGAAGTGGGTATCAGAAAGGCAAATGGTGCTAGGCGTGGCCAGTTGATTTTCCAGTTTCTTTTCGAGTCATTTATCGTCACCACATTATCAGTGATACTTGGTGCGCTGATCCTTAATATTTCAATCCCCTTCTTAAACAGGCTGCTTCAAATAAACATGATTGTGGAATGGAGTAATATCCTTGCTGTCGCTGCGCTGAGCCTGCTGGTGATTACCGTTCTTGCCGGGATCTACCCGTCTTTGATGTTGTCAGCTTTCAAACCGGTCCAAGCTTTAAAAGGTACACTAACAACGAACGGGAATTCTATCTGGCTTAGAAAAGGCATTACACTTTTCCAGTTTTCACTTGCCGTGGTCATGGTGTTTGGAGTTGTAGTTATTCATCAGCAAATGAAGTTCTTAAGAAATCACAATCCGGGTTTTGACAAAGAGCAGGTGGTAGCAATACAAGCGCCAGACGATTCTGTTGCACGCTCTAAATTGAATGCTTTTGCGACAATTTTGCGCCAGCAAAGCAACGTACAGCGGGTCACGGTTGGCACCGATGTAATGCAGGTGGACGCTACATATCCGGCTGCCACAACTATCTTCAAATCCAATGGTTTGAGAAAAGAAGTCATCAGCACCTATTTCTTTATTGATGAATATTTCATTCCCACTCTGAATATTAAATTATTGCAGGGCAGGAACATATCCTCAAACCGTGTTTCGGACAAAAATGGCGGCTTCATCGTCAACGAAGCTTTTGTAAAAATGTCCGGTTGGAAAAACCCGGTTGGTCAGGCGATGGAAGGTTTCCGCCATAAGGGAGAAGTGATCGGTGTGGTCAAAGACTTTAATTACAAGTCGGTGCACAGCCCGGTAGAACCTTTGGTGATGGTTTACAACACTTCTCCTGCCGCATCCCTTATGCTAAAAACGAACCCGGAAAACCTTGCCTCGATTGAAAGCGCCTGGAAAAACCACTATCCTGATTTCCCATTTGAATATAAGTTTTTGGACAGTGTTTTTGAAGCTCAATTCAGAAGGGACGACGTGATGATGACACTGTTTAACATCTTTGCGTTCCTGACCGTTTTCGTATCGTGCCTGGGCTTGCTAAGTCTGGTTACATTTTCGACCGGCCTGCGAATAAAGGAAATAGGCATTAGGAAAGTCCTCGGTGCTTCAGTCCCGGGCATCGTGGCATTATTAATTAAAGACTATCTCTTTATCGTGATGCTGGCAATTCTACTGGCAAGTCCGGTTGCCTTTTACGCTCTGAACCAGTGGCTCGACAGGTTTGCTTACCACACTGAGATAAGCTGGTGGGCATGCCTGCTAGCCGGGCTTGTTTGCCTTACAGTCGCCCTGGTTACGGTCAGCTTTCGAAGCATAAAAGCAGCGCTGGCCAATCCTGTTCACACGTTGAAAGCAGACTGA
- a CDS encoding DUF6119 family protein — MLKVIVATYNERPELKVKIKSPEFTSFVKGNVTYYLYLYNTDETLSDWQKFLPEQLIEHANFRQQQLSLLLFAEVDNSIYCVVGGHAYRLIIPFMDHAFGLNTYARIMKPEVDELASIKSRGITGHRAGIKEQFRNNYRIIDFVKFGKIPEEIHIKLSQEISDLHFHFVKSKKNERIQVSVGKGFKIKKEIDFEILHMVILELTTISELAASDYLSSYKEIQDQKLINEELYPEFITRIFNDIGGLYKRNNPTVYKFEHDFCNPNNIEKFYEADSYKLKEKTPRNGYTTFDELYDRGDIYDTVLKRAVDLHGESDRFKFMVYLQGVRVTCIKNHKTSVSSSFLFHISSEFTYKNKPVFLVDTKWYHLRPTFIHDLRNSTLQLLTTYKAPPLILHKPWDKVNISREGNYNFLYNGAENYIVIDTIIVDGVELCDLIYYDEVNIYLIHVKYGFTSQIRELNNQITIAARRLKDAIGSEDKSILRKIYNKLIEKDRSVNRLSEEQFLDLFKKRISFIMAFASHLNDDLLVEESIDKFDSNIARFSLIQCSSDMRSNYYDLLFCQIRRS, encoded by the coding sequence ATGCTCAAAGTGATTGTTGCAACATACAATGAACGTCCTGAATTAAAGGTAAAAATCAAGTCACCCGAATTTACATCATTTGTCAAAGGCAATGTTACTTATTACCTATATCTGTATAACACGGATGAGACTCTTTCCGACTGGCAAAAATTTCTTCCTGAGCAATTAATCGAGCATGCCAATTTCAGACAGCAACAATTATCCCTCTTACTCTTCGCAGAAGTTGATAATAGCATTTATTGCGTAGTAGGAGGTCATGCCTATAGACTAATTATCCCGTTCATGGATCACGCATTTGGTCTTAATACATACGCGAGAATAATGAAGCCGGAAGTTGATGAACTTGCCTCCATAAAATCACGGGGCATTACTGGCCACCGTGCTGGAATTAAGGAGCAATTTCGTAATAATTATAGAATTATTGATTTTGTCAAATTTGGCAAGATCCCGGAAGAAATACATATTAAATTAAGCCAGGAAATCTCTGACTTGCATTTCCACTTTGTGAAAAGCAAAAAAAATGAGAGAATACAAGTTTCTGTTGGCAAAGGATTTAAAATAAAGAAAGAAATTGATTTTGAAATTCTACACATGGTAATACTCGAATTAACTACCATTTCTGAACTTGCAGCGTCAGATTATTTAAGCTCCTATAAAGAGATCCAAGATCAAAAATTAATTAACGAAGAGCTATACCCTGAATTTATAACTAGAATCTTTAATGATATAGGAGGATTATATAAGCGCAACAATCCAACTGTATACAAATTTGAGCATGATTTCTGCAATCCTAATAATATTGAAAAATTCTACGAAGCAGATTCCTATAAGTTAAAGGAGAAAACCCCCAGAAATGGCTACACCACATTCGACGAGTTATATGATCGTGGTGACATATACGACACCGTTCTCAAACGAGCTGTTGACTTACACGGAGAAAGTGACAGATTTAAATTTATGGTCTATCTACAAGGTGTTAGAGTTACCTGCATTAAGAATCATAAGACAAGCGTATCCTCTAGCTTCTTGTTCCATATTTCTTCGGAATTTACCTATAAAAATAAACCTGTGTTTCTTGTTGATACTAAATGGTACCATCTTCGACCCACCTTCATCCATGATTTAAGAAACAGCACCTTGCAACTACTAACAACTTACAAAGCACCACCATTAATTTTGCATAAGCCTTGGGACAAGGTAAATATATCTCGGGAAGGCAACTACAACTTTTTGTATAATGGTGCCGAAAATTATATTGTTATTGACACTATAATAGTGGACGGGGTAGAACTTTGCGATCTAATATACTATGACGAAGTCAACATTTATTTAATACACGTAAAGTATGGATTTACGTCGCAGATCAGAGAATTAAATAATCAAATTACGATTGCGGCGAGAAGGTTGAAGGACGCAATTGGAAGTGAGGACAAATCTATTCTACGAAAAATATATAATAAACTCATAGAAAAGGACCGTTCCGTAAATAGGCTAAGCGAAGAACAATTTTTAGACTTGTTCAAAAAGCGAATCAGTTTTATAATGGCATTTGCTTCACATTTAAATGACGATCTTCTAGTTGAGGAATCAATTGATAAATTTGATTCAAACATAGCTCGATTTTCACTAATTCAATGTTCAAGTGATATGCGCTCAAATTATTATGATTTGCTGTTTTGTCAAATTCGTCGATCATAA
- a CDS encoding nucleotidyltransferase substrate binding protein produces MIEQDIRWERRFENYKKALKKLGEAVKLDAERSLSELERQGIIQAFKYTHELAWKVMQDFFVYQGNTEIRGSRDATRQAFSTDLIADGESWMEMVKNRNLTSHTYNEEISEEIYTNIVDRFYPLFMKFQETMERIKFRHD; encoded by the coding sequence GTGATCGAGCAGGATATCCGTTGGGAACGGCGCTTTGAAAATTATAAAAAGGCACTTAAAAAGTTAGGCGAAGCTGTGAAGCTCGATGCCGAACGGTCATTGAGTGAACTCGAAAGGCAAGGGATCATACAAGCATTCAAATACACGCACGAGCTGGCCTGGAAAGTAATGCAGGATTTCTTTGTCTATCAGGGCAATACTGAAATCCGAGGGTCAAGGGATGCGACACGACAGGCTTTTAGTACTGATTTGATCGCAGATGGAGAGAGTTGGATGGAAATGGTCAAAAACAGAAATCTTACCAGCCACACTTATAACGAAGAAATCTCCGAAGAAATTTACACAAACATTGTTGACCGGTTTTACCCGTTATTTATGAAGTTTCAGGAAACGATGGAGCGTATTAAATTTCGACATGACTAA
- a CDS encoding P-loop NTPase family protein — translation MSRIIEFTLQSKGGVGKSLHTYCRALSVPEEHSLFVDVDSSTQTSTRQLKFLGPERLETILLLDARDVLVRDKFLGYMESLAESNFERIYMDFVTPESEQIPALIQRDIPFKE, via the coding sequence ATGAGTCGTATTATTGAATTTACCCTGCAATCGAAAGGCGGGGTAGGGAAGAGCCTTCATACCTATTGCCGGGCTTTATCTGTTCCGGAAGAGCATTCACTGTTTGTCGATGTGGATAGCTCGACGCAGACTTCCACAAGGCAACTAAAATTTCTCGGCCCGGAAAGGCTGGAAACCATTTTACTCTTAGATGCACGTGATGTACTTGTGCGAGACAAGTTCCTGGGCTATATGGAAAGTCTCGCGGAAAGCAATTTTGAGCGTATCTACATGGACTTCGTGACGCCGGAGTCTGAGCAAATTCCGGCACTTATCCAGCGGGACATTCCGTTTAAGGAGTAG
- a CDS encoding RNA polymerase sigma factor, translating into MDEEAKLWRRFLEGDRTVFDFLVQTYYTSLFDYSLKFTSDRNKAKDHVHDLFTTLWERRAHLSPVDHIKPYLLKSIRNNIFKEFNRSGVFQNISDYEDEIVQDESMEMRMISEESVIERQRKVNFILSQLTRRQREIIHLKFYEGLSNEQIADILFISRGAVANLLHQSLKLVKQKWELLNIALSAFLYFADYEIVISIFRNN; encoded by the coding sequence ATGGATGAAGAGGCAAAATTATGGCGGAGATTTTTAGAAGGGGACCGGACCGTGTTCGATTTTCTGGTTCAAACTTACTACACTTCGCTGTTCGATTATAGTTTGAAATTCACCTCCGACCGGAATAAAGCCAAAGATCATGTTCATGACCTTTTTACAACATTATGGGAAAGGCGCGCTCATTTAAGTCCTGTTGATCACATCAAGCCGTATCTGTTGAAAAGTATACGCAATAATATTTTCAAAGAATTCAACCGCTCCGGGGTTTTTCAGAATATCAGTGACTACGAAGATGAGATTGTTCAGGATGAATCGATGGAGATGAGGATGATCTCGGAAGAATCCGTTATTGAAAGACAGCGTAAAGTCAATTTTATTCTAAGTCAGCTTACCCGCAGACAAAGAGAGATAATCCACCTGAAATTTTACGAAGGCTTGTCCAACGAACAGATAGCCGACATTTTGTTCATCTCCAGAGGTGCCGTAGCCAATCTTTTGCATCAATCTCTGAAGCTTGTAAAACAGAAATGGGAGCTGCTGAATATTGCGCTGAGTGCTTTCTTGTATTTTGCTGATTATGAGATTGTTATTTCAATTTTCAGAAATAATTAA
- a CDS encoding TonB-dependent receptor: MKKKHLQLKNLATVIKVTCIPFLISLVFTSLSFAGNGLAQELLKREVSIEANEQQLRHVLASIEKSTNVKFTYVPSLVDNQRVSISASKQTLDNLLAKLLHPLDIQYSVSGNHIILTKKPETVTDEEKIQGFAEPVPDENAVDVTLTGKVLTADSNDPLPGVSVVVKGTSIGTTSNEKGDFQVSVPNDLKAVLVISYVGYETQEITVGNSTNIEILLKEDTKALGEVVVVGYMTQRKADLTGSVAMVTAKEIEKNSYSNVMQGLQGRLPGVYVTGDGSPTGNVNVQIRGLTSMRSAPPLIVIDGFPTNVNLRDINPNDIASIQVLKDAASASIYGSRAASGVILIETKKGKIGETKIAYSGNVGVSSFMNRVPMMNTQQFGQAFWQAAVNENQDPNAVTQIYSFKWHKNDQGRPVLDEVTPREWLNADKTMKAADTDWFDAGSQLGLQNNHQVTLTNGNKNVRNMFSVNYYENRGTQIHTGLRRISLRLNSEYSLINDRLSVGENIAVSTSKINDQNHSHSFLTMPPIIPVYTTDGGWGGTAYNLGMDDYNNPVRMLTLGKDNFTTTNKIIGSVYANLKLFKNLSLKTLYGLDYTGNNYRHIEFTWVEGGGKRNINNGVRSYQAQNITSTWTNTLNYNLNTRNHNLDFLAGIETSRYTFQDINGFRRNLELENYDYGYLSSATGTQEVNGTGDEYTLLSYFSKFNYVFKEKYLLSATLRYDGSSKFGINNQFGFFPAVSAGWRLSDEEFLKNIPLISDLKFRASWGMNGNSNIPTNALVNFYDASYNATSYGLAGNETGTLYSGYRRRHIGNSNLKWEATRQTNFGLDFGVLNSRLTGSVDYFHKYTEGMLYEPPYLAAIGEGGAQWINAANMTNRGVELILTYGDRFENGFEYAVTGNMSTYRNKVDDLPESVKFTYGGNGLDDDILGRPLNSIYGFVADGLFKSQEEVTSSAEQQGKGLGRIRYKDLDNDGKITWEHDRTWIGVSDPKFMYGVNFDSKFKNFDFSMFWQGIAGNTVRNDWKSYSDFWNVWTQSGFNHPTRLLGAWTPENPDSDIPALSLYNTNDERRVSTYFTESGSYLKLRHIELGYNFPAGLLSRVGMKQFRVYANAQNIVNLKKWWGADKYTGIDPENPTKAAEYSSPYVRPQIFLMGVNVSF, from the coding sequence ATGAAAAAAAAACATTTACAATTAAAAAATCTGGCAACAGTGATAAAGGTTACATGCATTCCATTCCTTATTTCACTCGTTTTTACAAGCCTGTCATTTGCGGGTAATGGCCTGGCCCAGGAACTCCTGAAACGAGAGGTAAGCATTGAGGCTAACGAGCAACAACTCAGACATGTGCTGGCAAGCATCGAGAAATCGACCAACGTCAAATTCACCTACGTGCCTTCTCTGGTTGATAATCAGAGAGTAAGTATTTCTGCATCCAAACAGACACTCGATAACCTGCTTGCCAAACTGCTGCACCCCCTGGATATTCAATATTCCGTTTCGGGCAATCACATTATCCTGACTAAAAAACCGGAAACTGTAACGGATGAAGAAAAGATACAAGGTTTTGCCGAGCCAGTGCCGGACGAAAATGCAGTGGACGTGACCTTAACGGGAAAAGTATTGACGGCTGATTCAAATGATCCGTTACCCGGGGTTAGCGTGGTGGTAAAAGGGACGTCGATCGGAACGACCAGCAATGAAAAAGGGGATTTTCAGGTTTCCGTTCCCAATGATTTGAAGGCTGTTTTGGTAATAAGCTACGTCGGCTATGAAACGCAGGAAATTACTGTGGGCAATAGTACCAATATCGAGATTTTACTCAAAGAGGATACAAAAGCTTTGGGAGAAGTAGTCGTAGTGGGCTATATGACGCAAAGAAAAGCAGACCTGACCGGATCTGTTGCCATGGTCACGGCGAAGGAAATCGAGAAAAATAGTTACTCGAATGTTATGCAGGGTTTGCAGGGCAGGCTCCCGGGCGTTTACGTCACTGGCGACGGAAGCCCTACCGGAAACGTGAATGTCCAGATCCGCGGATTAACCTCTATGCGATCTGCCCCGCCTTTAATCGTAATTGACGGTTTTCCTACAAACGTCAATCTGCGAGACATTAACCCCAACGACATTGCATCCATCCAGGTGCTGAAAGATGCTGCCTCTGCGAGTATTTACGGATCCAGAGCTGCAAGCGGGGTCATTCTTATTGAGACCAAAAAGGGAAAAATAGGGGAGACAAAAATTGCCTACAGCGGCAATGTCGGTGTATCCAGTTTTATGAACCGGGTACCTATGATGAATACGCAGCAGTTTGGTCAGGCATTCTGGCAGGCGGCTGTTAACGAAAACCAGGATCCCAACGCAGTAACGCAGATATATTCCTTCAAGTGGCATAAAAATGACCAGGGACGGCCGGTATTGGATGAGGTGACTCCGAGGGAATGGCTGAACGCTGACAAAACAATGAAAGCTGCTGATACGGACTGGTTTGACGCCGGATCGCAGTTGGGTTTACAAAACAACCATCAGGTAACATTGACCAATGGAAACAAGAATGTACGAAATATGTTTTCCGTCAATTATTACGAGAACCGCGGAACACAGATTCATACAGGATTGCGACGTATTTCACTGCGCCTGAATTCCGAGTACAGCCTGATCAACGATCGTTTGAGCGTAGGAGAGAATATTGCGGTTTCTACTTCGAAGATTAATGATCAGAACCACAGCCATTCCTTTCTGACCATGCCCCCGATCATCCCTGTTTACACGACAGACGGCGGCTGGGGAGGAACCGCCTACAATCTGGGTATGGATGATTACAACAATCCGGTCCGTATGCTCACACTGGGGAAAGACAATTTTACGACTACGAACAAAATTATCGGAAGTGTTTATGCCAATCTGAAATTATTCAAAAATCTATCCCTGAAAACATTATACGGACTTGATTACACAGGTAATAATTACCGGCATATCGAATTCACCTGGGTGGAAGGCGGTGGAAAACGCAATATTAATAATGGTGTAAGAAGCTATCAGGCCCAGAACATTACATCCACCTGGACAAATACATTAAACTACAACCTGAACACCAGGAACCATAATCTTGATTTCCTTGCCGGTATCGAAACTTCGAGATACACTTTTCAGGATATTAACGGCTTCCGCAGAAATCTGGAACTTGAAAACTACGATTATGGGTATCTGAGCTCTGCCACCGGAACGCAGGAAGTGAATGGTACCGGCGATGAATACACGCTGCTGTCTTATTTTTCAAAGTTCAACTACGTGTTCAAGGAAAAATATTTGCTTTCAGCAACATTGCGGTATGACGGCTCTTCGAAGTTTGGTATCAATAATCAATTCGGCTTCTTCCCTGCGGTTTCTGCGGGATGGCGTTTGAGTGATGAAGAGTTTCTTAAGAACATTCCGCTTATTTCTGATCTGAAATTCAGGGCAAGCTGGGGGATGAATGGAAACTCAAATATCCCGACCAATGCATTGGTCAACTTTTACGATGCCAGTTATAATGCTACAAGTTACGGACTCGCCGGAAACGAAACAGGTACGCTTTATTCAGGTTACAGAAGGCGCCATATTGGCAATTCGAATTTGAAATGGGAAGCAACACGGCAAACCAATTTCGGATTGGATTTTGGAGTACTCAATTCCAGGCTAACCGGATCTGTTGATTATTTTCATAAATACACCGAAGGAATGCTTTATGAACCTCCTTATCTGGCAGCGATCGGGGAAGGCGGTGCACAATGGATCAATGCTGCCAACATGACGAACCGGGGCGTGGAGCTTATTCTGACCTATGGCGACCGGTTTGAAAATGGCTTTGAATATGCCGTAACCGGTAATATGAGTACTTACAGAAATAAGGTCGATGATCTGCCAGAATCCGTAAAATTCACTTATGGAGGAAACGGGCTTGATGACGATATTCTCGGCAGGCCACTCAATTCAATTTACGGATTCGTAGCAGACGGTCTTTTCAAGTCGCAGGAAGAAGTTACGAGTTCGGCTGAACAGCAGGGAAAAGGCCTTGGCCGGATCAGGTATAAAGATCTGGACAACGATGGAAAAATCACCTGGGAGCATGATCGTACATGGATAGGTGTGAGTGATCCCAAATTTATGTACGGCGTTAATTTCGACTCTAAATTCAAAAACTTCGATTTTTCCATGTTTTGGCAGGGAATAGCAGGTAACACCGTGCGCAATGACTGGAAGTCTTACAGTGATTTCTGGAATGTGTGGACACAAAGCGGATTCAACCATCCAACGCGCCTGCTGGGTGCGTGGACACCCGAAAACCCGGATTCCGATATCCCGGCCCTGTCTCTTTACAATACCAATGATGAAAGAAGGGTATCCACCTACTTTACAGAATCCGGCTCTTATCTGAAACTGAGACATATTGAGCTAGGCTATAATTTTCCTGCCGGACTACTGTCCAGAGTTGGTATGAAGCAATTCAGGGTCTATGCCAATGCGCAGAATATAGTCAACCTGAAAAAATGGTGGGGAGCTGATAAATACACGGGCATTGATCCGGAGAACCCGACAAAAGCGGCGGAGTATTCCAGCCCGTATGTCAGGCCGCAGATATTCTTAATGGGTGTAAATGTTTCATTTTGA
- a CDS encoding ATP-binding protein yields MSKLGAGFSSQFVLPNAESVPMKPNISKLSETLNTSRALVVEYMHYLEELGILMLLHRDSFGITRLQKPDKVYLSHPNLQFALHQSRPDIGTLRESFFLSQVRPLHKVEYMEKGDFKLDRKVTVEVGGANKTGQQLAGVDAYVAADGLEVGYGNKIPLWMFGLLY; encoded by the coding sequence ATGAGCAAACTAGGCGCAGGCTTCTCTTCCCAATTTGTTCTTCCTAATGCCGAAAGTGTTCCTATGAAACCGAACATCAGCAAGCTAAGTGAAACGCTGAATACGAGTCGGGCACTCGTAGTGGAGTATATGCATTATCTGGAAGAGTTGGGCATATTGATGTTGTTGCACCGGGATAGCTTCGGCATTACCAGATTGCAGAAACCCGACAAGGTGTATCTCAGTCATCCGAACCTTCAATTCGCATTGCATCAGAGTCGTCCGGATATTGGAACATTGCGTGAAAGCTTTTTCCTGAGCCAGGTTCGGCCCCTGCATAAAGTTGAGTACATGGAGAAGGGAGACTTCAAACTGGATAGAAAGGTGACTGTTGAAGTCGGGGGCGCGAATAAGACCGGGCAACAGCTCGCAGGTGTTGATGCTTATGTAGCTGCTGATGGGCTTGAAGTGGGATATGGAAATAAGATTCCACTCTGGATGTTTGGACTGTTGTATTGA